Proteins encoded by one window of Mercenaria mercenaria strain notata chromosome 4, MADL_Memer_1, whole genome shotgun sequence:
- the LOC128556552 gene encoding uncharacterized protein LOC128556552 yields MNIFRMFLHLFHFLLWFIQESHSNGGFCPSRSPVVHICTDHVLAKKNTVFLDTVSVPTFQPTSCKCIVSPFKYEVGYTFTVYGPHNTKGMKFEINDIVIKEIASRKHTYLTGETPIYFSTAEDYTSGGTCVLVNTGQSFFNITCMKPTTLVTDTTASVTSRAITTEISKGNITTTVTTTSTTAEASRKGSKTTIAQSTSNGPDSSTKTTVIVVPVVVGVLLILAVAVLLLVYVRRRRFVKDTKRHEQEPCMPVSEQGQGQQNNPESEEANINISVNAYERLNMYANDKLAGEMYQQLNADKTEEYQEMYDVVTDSRNQNRNVTKQVNLEDAKKGPTHSKERLKGQAKGQGNNSNGDDHDIEIPSNAYERLNMYVNDNLAGEMYEQLDANKDGDYRGKHVPRKKDIPVNKSDHRTKTNEQAFAVYANAK; encoded by the exons TTGTACACATTTGTACGGACCATGTCTTGGCGAAGAAAAATACTGTCTTCCTTGATACAGTTAGTGTGCCGACTTTTCAGCCCACCTCGTGTAAATGTATTGTATCCCCTTTTAAGTATGAAGTTGGATACACATTTACTGTATATGGACCACATAACACGAAGGGCATGAAGTTTGAAATAAACGATATTGTGATAAAGGAAATTGCCAGTAGAAAACATACATATCTTACTGGTGAAACTCCGATTTACTTTTCCACTGCTGAAGATTATACATCTGGAGGAACCTGTGTACTTGTTAATACAG GCCAGTCCTTCTTTAATATAACTTGTATGAAGCCTACAACACTTGTAACTGACACAACAGCGTCAGTTACATCAAGAGCAATAACAACAGAAATCTCAAAAGGCAACATAACAACAACAGTAACAACGACAAGTACAACAGCAGAAGCCTCCAGAAAAGGCAGCAAAACAACTATTGCACAAAGTACGTCAAATGGACCCGATTCATCCACGAAAACTACAG TAATTGTGGTTCCAGTAGTGGTTGGCGTTTTACTGATTCTAGCAGTTGCGGTGCTACTTCTCGTTTATGTGAGAAG ACGCCGGTTTGTTAAAGATACTAAAAGACATGAACAGGAACCATGTATGCCGGTATCAgagcaaggtcaaggtcaacagaaCAATCCCGAGAGTGAAGAGGCTAACATCAATATTTCTGTCAATGCATATGAAAGGTTAAATATGTATGCGAATGACAAGCTGGCTGGAGAGATGTATCAGCAACTTAATGCAGATAAAACAGAAGAATATCAAGAAATGTATGACGTAGTTACTGACTCTCGAAATCAGAACAG GAACGTTACAAAACAAGTTAATTTGGAAGACGCCAAAAAGGGTCCTACACACTCTAAAGAACGGCTGAAGGGACAAGCTAAAGGACAAGGGAACAACAGCAATGGTGATGATCATGATATTGAAATTCCATCGAATGCATATGAAAGATTAAACATGTATGTAAATGATAACTTAGCAGGAGAGATGTATGAGCAACTAGATGCTAACAAAGATGGGGATTATCGGGGGAAACACGTTCCACGTAAAAAGGACATACCAGTCAACAAAAGTGACCATAGAACGAAAACAAATGAGCAAGCTTTTGCTGTTTATGCAAatgcaaaatga